One Maribacter sp. HTCC2170 genomic window, AACTAAACACCTATTTCCCGACTGCCACACTTCAATATAAAGTAAAGCAAGCATTTGCATTGACAAGCACCGAGGACAATTATGACGTTAAGGTCAATGTTTATGGTGGAGGTATAACCGGTCAAGCAGAAGCTATTAGATTGGCCCTTTCAAGAGCATTGTGCGAAATTGATGAGGAAAACAGAACAACACTTAAACCAGAAGGCTTATTGACCAGAGACCCAAGAATGGTTGAACGTAAGAAATTCGGACAGAAGAAAGCCCGTAAGAAATTCCAGTTCTCTAAGCGTTAATATCAGAATTATCAGGTGTTCTTTTTTTAAGAACACCTTTATTATATTTTATAACTAGTTCATTGAAAGTCTCTTTAAGAGACAATTAAAAAATCCCTTTTCCATTTCCAATGGAAATTATCAATTCAACAAAATGAATTGATTTAAGGGTAAGTTAGTTTAGCATCTAAATGTGCGAGGCTTCTGAATTGATCAGATACCACTCGAACATTGCTAATTCATAAGAACGTAAACTAAATTTAAAATGGCGAAAGTCGAAGTAAAAGAATTATTGGAAGCAGGTGTACATTTTGGTCACCTAACAAGAAAATGGAATCCCAACATGGCGCCCTACATCTACATGGAGCGCAACGGAATCCACGTTATCAACCTTTACAAAACAGTAGCAAAATTAGATGAGGCCAATGAGGCGCTCAAAAAAATAGCTGCTTCTGGCCGAAAAATACTTTTCGTTGCTACCAAAAAACAAGCAAAAGATATAGTTGCCGATAAAGTGGCAAATGTAAACATGCCATACATTACTGAAAGATGGCCTGGTGGAATGTTGACCAACTTCGTTACAATACGTAAAGCTGTTAAGAAAATGGCTTCTATCGATAGAATGAAAAAAGATGGCACATTTCTTACATTATCTAAAAAAGAACGTCTTCAAGTAGATCGTTTAAGAGCAAAATTAGAAAAGAACTTAGGTTCTATTTCTGAAATGACACGTCTTCCTGGTGCACTTTTTATTGTTGATACAATGAGAGAACACATTGCTGTCAAAGAAGCGCAAAAATTGAACATTCCTATTTTCGCAATGGTAGATACCAATTGTGATCCTAGAGATGTTGATTTTGTAGTACCATCAAATGATGATGCCTCAAAGTCTATCGAAATCATAATGACACAAGTTACCGATGCTGTAGCGGAAGGTTTGGCTGAACGCAAAGCTGAAAAACAAGGTGATGCTCCTAAAGCCAAAACCGAGGCCCCTAAAAAGGAAGCCCCAAAGGTTAAAGCCGCCCCTGCTCCAGCTGCTACTGAAGAGAAGCCTGCTAAAAAAGTAGAGAAGGCTAAAGCTGAAGCACCGAAAAAAGAGACTCCTAAAAAAGAGACAAAGGCAAAGGCCCCTAAGGCAGATGACCTTACCAAAATTGAAGGTATAGGACCTAAAGCCGCTGAAGCTATTGTAAATGCTGGCATCGAGACTTATGCTAAACTTGCAAAAGCAAAGGCTGATAAAATCAAAGAGATTTTGACCGAGGCTAGTTCAAGAATGGCCCATTTAGATCCAACCTCATGGCCAAAGCAAGCCAAAATGGCTGCAGATGGAAAATGGGACGAGCTTAAGGAATGGCAAGACAACACCAAAGGTGGTGTTGAATAATTTCAAGGATAAAAAATAACTATAGAGATTTCCTTTTAAACGGGAACAACAATAAATAATTCAGATATGGCAAAAATTACCGCCGCAGAAGTAAACAAATTAAGAAAGACCACTGGAGCAGGTATGATGGACTGCAAAAATGCATTGGTCGAAGCAGAAGGGGATTTTGAAAAAGCAATCGAGATTCTACGGAAAAAAGGGCAAAAGGTAGCCGCTAAAAGAGCTGATCGAGAGTCCTCTGAAGGTGCCGCTATTGCTAAAGTAAATGCTGACAACACTACTGGTGTAATCATTTCATTGAATTGTGAAACGGATTTCGTTGCAAAAAACGACAGCTTTGTTTCATTGGCAAATGACCTAGCCGATGTTGCTCTTGGACATGAAAGTAAAGAGACATTTCTTGCAGCTGATTTTAACGGATTGAGTGTTCAGGAAAAATTAACTGAGCAAACAGGAGTTATTGGCGAAAAAATAGAAATTGGCGGTTTCAACAAGCTTAACGCACCGTTTGTAGGATCATATATTCACGCTGGAAACAAGATAGCCACTTTGGTCGGACTTTCTGCTTCGATTGAAGGCGCTGCTGTCGCTGCTAAGGATGTTGCTATGCAAGCTGCCGCTATGAATCCGGTTGCCTTAAATGAAGAAGGTGTTGATCAATCTGTAATCGATAAGGAAATTGAGATTGCAAAAGACCAATTACGCCAAGAAGGTAAGCCAGAAGCAATGTTGGAAAATATTGCCAAAGGAAAACTTAAACGTTTCTTCAAGGATAACACCTTGGTGAACCAAGCATTCATTAAAGACAGTAAACAAAGTGTAGCACAGTATGTAAAATCTGTTGATGCTGATTTAACTGTTACAGGATTTGCAAGAGTTGCCCTAGGGTAATTTCAGCACCAAACTAATTCAGTTGACCGCCATACCAAAAGTATGGCGGTTTTTTGTTTGTAGCCCTAATTGGTAGAATAGAAAAAAGCCTCGCTTTAACCTTTAAAACTAAACCCGCTCGTCAGATTTTTTGATTATTTTTGCCGTAAAGAATCACAAAGCATGCACTATAACAGAATATTATTAAAACTGAGCGGCGAGGCCCTCATGGGTGAAAAACAATATGGTATCGACCCAAAAAGGCTTGCTGAATATGCTCAAGAAATAAAAGAAGTTGTGGATAAAGGCATGCAAGTAGCAATAGTTATTGGCGGTGGCAATATTTTCAGGGGACTTGCCGGAGCAAGTAACGGTATGGATCGTGTTCAAGGCGATCACATGGGTATGTTAGCCACTGTAATAAACGGTTTGGCACTCCAAAGTGCTTTAGAGATTGAAGGCGTTGAAACCAGGTTACAATCTGCAATTAAGATAAATGAGGTTGCCGAACCTTTTATCAGGAGACGTGCAATGAGACATTTAGAAAAGGGAAGAGTGGTTATATTTGGAGGAGGAACTGGAAACCCGTACTTTACAACAGATTCCGCAGCCGTTTTACGAGCTATTGAAATTGAGGCTGATGTTATATTAAAAGGAACCCGTGTTGATGGCATTTATACTTCTGATCCAGAAAAGAATAAAGACGCTACAAAGTTTGACTCCATTTCATTCAACGATGTGCTAAGAAAAGGATTAAAGGTTATGGATACAACTGCATTTACTCTGAGTCAAGAAAATGAACTCCCTATCATTGTTTTTGATATGAACAAGAAAGGTAATCTATTGAGGGTTCTTGATGGAGAAAATGTGGGCACCAAAGTAAATCTATAGTTTGGTATAATTTATGTTAGTTTGATTTTAAAGCTTAAGTTATGAACGAAGAAATTAAATTTATTTTAGACGCCACCAAAGAAAGTATGGACGCGGCTATCACACATCTTGAAAAAGAATTTGTAAAAATCCGCGCTGGAAAAGCAAACCCAGCCATGTTGTCTTCCGTTATGGTAGATTATTACGGATCTCAAACACCATTATCACAAGTGGCAAATATAAATACGCCTGATGGTCGAACATTATCCGTACAGCCTTGGGAAAAGAATATGCTCCAAGAAATTGAAACTGCTATTATGCATGCCAATCTTGGATTTAACCCAATGAACAATGGGGATTTTGTCATCATAAACGTACCCCCTCTAACCGAGGAAAGAAGAATCCAATTGGCCAAACAGGCTAAAGCTGAAGCAGAGCATGCCAAAGTAGGAGCTCGTAATGCCAGACAGGAGGCCAACAAAGAAATTAAAGACCTGGATGACGCTTCAGAGGATATGAAGAAGAATGCAGAAATGGACGTTCAAGACTTAACGGACAAATACAGTAAAAAAATAGATGATTTCCTAGCTGCCAAGGAGGCCGAAATCATGAAGGTATAGCATTACCAAAAATAAAAAAAGCGACCCTAACAGGTCGCTTTTTTTATTTCGTAAGTCATTCCATTTTATTTAGGCCCATCAATTTAGGAAGACAACCTATCATTCTTTACCTTTGCGCTCGTAAAAAATTTGGATGGTTGCTAAACTTACACAAGGCTTTTGGGCAAAAGTCGCTAATATAATTCTTAGGAATAGAATTCTAATATTATTCCTTATTGCTGCCTTCACTTTCTTTTTGGCCATGCAGTGGGAGAATATGCGATTTAGCAACTCACAGGCGAATTTGTTGCCCGACGACCACCCTATTAATCTTGAATACCAAAATTTTCTGAACCAGTTTGGAGAAGAAGGCAATGCCGTCGTTTTTGCAGTAAACGATAGCGCTCTTTATTCACCGACGAATTTTAACAGATGGAATAAACTAAGTAAGCAACTCGGTGCATTCCCTGAGGTTGATTTTGTTCTCTCCACAGATAATCTACAAGAATTAATCAAGGACAAAGAGAAACAAGAATTTGTTTTAGAACCTTTGATTAAATCGGAAATCAAAACACAAAAAGATGTTGATACGCTCGTAAACCATCTTTTCAACGACATACCGTTTTACGACAACTTGCTTTTCAATAAAGAAAGCAGAACTATACGCACCGTAATGTATTTGGACAAGGACATTGTTAATACCTCGGTACGAAAAGACTTCATTCTTGAAGACCTTACTAGTTTAGTCGAAAACTTCGAGGATGAAACAGGTCTCGATGTACGGGTTTCCGGGATGCCGTACATAAGAACAATGAACTCCCAAAACATTATTGATGAAATAGGGAAATTCATTCTTGCTGCACTTGGGGTTACATCACTTATTTTCTTCTTCTTTTTCAGAAGTGTCAGGGCGACCCTTATATCCATGTTCATTGTAATTATCGGTGTTATGTGGGCCTTTGGTGTTTTAGGGTTACTGCAATATGAAATAACGGTGCTTACGGCATTGATTCCTCCATTGATTATCGTCATTGGAATCCCCAACTGTATTTTTTTAATTAACAAATATCAACAAGAAGTCAAAAAGCATGGCAATCAAGCATTGTCACTTCAGCGTGTTATCTCCAAAATTGGAAATGCTACTTTGATGACAAATATGACCACTGCTTCGGGTTTTGCTACTTTTATAATAACAGATAGTAAACTTCTGAAGGAATTTGGCATCGTAGCTTCAATTAACATTATTGGCATATTCATTATATCCCTTTTGATTATTCCGATTGTATATAGTTTCATGTCTTTGCCAAAAACAAAACACTTAAAACATCTCAATAAGAAGTGGATCGATGGTTTTGTTAACAAGATGGAGCATATTGTCCGTGAAAAACGCATTGCAGTATATATAACATCTATAATCCTATTGGTGGTTAGTATTATCGGAATCTATCAAATAGAAATTTCTGGAAGCCCTATTGAAGACATGCCCAAAAAGGCAGATTTTTTTAAGGATATTCGATTTTTTGAAAAAGAATTTGATGGAATAATGCCGGTAGAAATAGTTGTCGACACCAAGAAGCCCAAAGGTGTCATGAAACCAGCAACGCTAAGAAGAATGGATCAATTGGGCACCGTTATTGAAGAAATACCAGAACTATCAAAACCTGTGTCGGTGGTGAATCTGGTAAAATATTCCAAGCAAGCATTTTATAATGGCATTCCAAAATACTACCAACTACCAACAACACAGGAGAACAATTTCATTATAGATGTGGCCAGAAAATCCTCGGACAATGGCAATCTATTAAAAAGTTTCGTTGATAGTACTGGTCAAACCGCCAGAATAACAACTTTCATGAAAGACCTGAAAACAGAGCGCATGGAAGATATTGAAGCTCGCCTTTTAGAAAATGTTGCGAAGATATTTCCATCTGAAAGATATACGGTATACATGACAGGAAGTGCTCTTCTTTTCTTGAAAGGCACAAAATATTTGGTAAAGAACCTGATAATGTCACTTGCATTTGCCATTTTCTTGATTGCCTTGTTTATGGCCTTTTTGTTCAGGTCATTTAGAATGATAATCATTTCACTTATCCCCAACTTACTGCCATTGGTAATTACGGCCGGAGTAATGGGCTTCGTTGGTGTACCCATAAAACCTTCTACGATATTGGTCTTTAGTATTGCTTTTGGTATCTCAGTCGATGACACCATTCATTTCTTGGCCAAGTATAGACAGGAATTAACAGCCAATCGTTGGCAGATTAAAAAATCAGTTTATGCCGCTTTAAGGGAAACTGGAGTAAGTATGTTTTATACTTCCATAGTACTATTCTTTGGATTTTCAGTTTTTGTCATCTCAAATTTTGGCGGCACAGTTGCCCTTGGCGCCTTAGTATCCGCCACATTGATGTTTGCTATGCTGGCCAATCTTATTCTGCTACCTTCATTATTACTTTCACTTGAACGTAGTATTGCGAATAAAGAGGTTTTACGTGAACCTCAAATCAATATTCTACCAAAAGAAGAAGACAATATCAAAGACCAGTAGACATAAAACATCTTTCTTAGGTTTTTATACATTTTAGAGCTCGCTTCTTTTTGCTCAAAAGGCTATCTTTGCCCTTTTAATTTTTATTCGATTTAAAATGAAATCTTCAAATGTAAAAGAACTGCTTTCCAATGCTCCAGAACAGCAGGAAGTTGTAGTAAATGGTTGGGTCAAGACTTTTAGAAGCAATAGGTTTATTGCTCTGAATGATGGGTCTACAATAAATAATATTCAATGTGTTGTTGACTTTGAAAATCTAGAGGAAGAAGTTTTAAAGCAAATAAATACAGGTGCGGCATTAAAAATCAGTGGAATCTTGGTTGAAAGTCAAGGCAGAGGACAAAGTGTGGAAATTCAAGTCAACGATATCCAAGTTCATGGTGGTGCAGATCCTGAAGCTTATCCTATACAACCCAAAAAGCATTCTTTGGAGTTCTTACGTGAAAAAGCTCATTTAAGGGTAAGAACAAACACCTTTGCGGCTGTCATGAGAGTACGTTCCGCTTTGGCGTTTGCTATACATCAGTATTTTAGACAGAATGATTTCTACTACTTTCATGCGCCAATAGTAACGGGTTCTGATGCAGAAGGAGCCGGAGAAATGTTCAGAGTAACCACTTTGGATAGTAAAAACCCTCCCCTGAATGAAGAAGGAGAGGTTAATTACAAAGAAGATTTCTTTGGAAAAGAAACCAACTTAACCGTTTCCGGGCAGTTAGAGGCAGAAGCCTATGCCATGGGCTTGGGTAAAGTATATACTTTCGGACCTACTTTCAGGGCGGAAAATTCAAATACATCCAGACATCTTGCTGAGTTTTGGATGGTAGAACCAGAAATGGCATTCTATGATTTGGATGCCAATATGGATTTAGCTGAAGACTTCATAAAAAATGTCATTGCTTATATTTTGGAGCATTGTAATGAAGACCTGCAATTCCTGGAAAAAAGATTACTGGATGAAGAAAAATCAAAACCACAGGCAGAACGGAGTGATATGCCACTAATTGAAAAACTTAAGTTCATTTGTGATAATGAATTTAAGCGGGTGACCTATACCGAAGCAATAGACATTTTAAGAAACAGCAAACCCAACAAAAAGAAGAAATTTAAGTATCCGATCAACGAATGGGGAGCCGACCTGCAAAGTGAACATGAGCGTTTTCTAGTTGAGAAGCATTTTAAATGCCCTGTTATATTGTTCGATTATCCGGCAAAAATAAAGGCGTTTTATATGCGATTGAACGAAGATGGCAAAACGGTACGCGCCATGGACATTCTTTTTCCTGGTATTGGGGAAATCGTTGGCGGATCACAACGTGAAGAACGCTTGGATGTTCTAAAAGAAAAAATAGCTGACCTAGGAATTGATGAAGAAGAATTGTGGTGGTACCTTGATCTTAGAAAGTTTGGTACCGCCGAACACAGCGGATTTGGTTTAGGGTTTGAACGTTTGGTACTTTTTGCCACAGGCATGGGTAATATTCGCGATGTAATTCCGTTTCCCCGAACACCCCAAAATGCGGAGTTCTAATCTGAAATCGTTAACTTTATAAGGCAGATAACAAACCTAAATGCTCAAACAACACTTACAGTTTAAATTATCACAAAAGCTTTCTCCTCAACAGATTCAGTTGATGAAGTTGATACAATTGCCTACACAGGCATTTGAACAACGTTTAAAACAAGAGTTAGAGGAAAATCCTGCTTTGGAAGGTGGTAAAGAAGAAAGTGAAAGTATTGAGGATGAATATGATGACCTCTATGAAAGTGAAATAGAAGGTGAGAACATTAATACTGATGACATTAACATAGATGATTATCTCAGTGATGATGAAATTCCCGACTACCGTACGAAGGCAAATAACTATAGCGCAGATGACGATGAAAAGAGTGTACCGTATGCTGCAGGTACTTCTTTTAACCAATACCTAATAACACAACTAAATACCACCTATTTAAGTGATGAAGAATGGAGCATAGCGGAATTTCTTGTTGGCAGTGTTGATGAAAGCGGATATATTAGACGCCCGATGACCGACATTATGGATGATCTGGCATTTACCCAAAATATTTATACTGACGAAAAAACCATAGAATCTGTTCTAAAAACGGTACAAGCTTTGGATCCTGCAGGTGTTGCTGCTCGGTCACTTGAAGAATGTTTGATTATCCAGTTAAAAAGAAAAGAGACCAATCAGGACATTGAAAGGGCCATTTCAATTTTAGAAAAGTCATTTGAACAGTTTACGAAAAAGCACTATAAGAAGTTACTGCAAAAACACAATATTTCAGAAGAAGAACTTAAAGACGCAATAGGGGAAATTGAAAAGTTAAACCCTAAACCCGGTGGTTCATATGCCGGAAACAATAGAATTGTTGAACATGTAGTTCCTGATTTTTCCATCAAAATTGTGGACGGGGTTTTAGAACTCACCCTCAATGGACGAAATGCACCTGAATTGCATGTCTCGAAGGAATATAACAACATGCTCAAGGGATTCAAAGACGCTAAGAAGAAATCTAAGTCCCAAAAAGATACCGTGATGTTCATTAAGCAAAAATTGGATGCAGCAAAATGGTTTATTGATGCCATAAAACAGCGTCAACAAACTTTGTTCATCACCATGAGTGCTATTATGGAATATCAAAAAGAGTATTTCTTAACGGGTGATGAGCGCAATTTGAGACCGATGATCCTTAAAGATATAGCGGACAAAATCAATATGGATGTATCAACAGTATCTCGAGTCGCAAATAGTAAATATGTTGACACTCCTTACGGCACTAAATTGATTAAAGAATACTTTTCCGAGTCAATGAAAAATGAGCAAGGTGAGGATGTTTCAACAAAAGAAATAAAAAAAATACTTGAAACAGTTATAGCTGAAGAAGCTAAGAAAAAACCACTTACAGATGACAAACTCGCTGCCATCTTAAAAGAAAAAGGATATCCAATAGCTCGTAGAACAGTAGCAAAATATAGAGAACAGTTAGGAATACCTGTGGCAAGGCTACGAAAAGAGATCTAATGAAATTTTTTCAAAAAGCAATTTCATATATCTTTCATCCACTATTTATTCCCATTGCCGGGACCCTTGCCTACTTTCTTATTACTCCAAAATATAGTCCGTTAGAATTGCAAAGCGGGAACATTTTGCCAATCTTTATTCTAACGGTTATCATACCTATAATTACTTTTTTGATCCTTAGAAATATAGGTTATGTTAATTCAATACAACTACCTACAATCCAAGAGCGTAAATATCCTTTGTACATTAATCTTGTGATATTATTAATGATAGTCTACAAGGTGATTCCAAATAATTATATCATCGAGCTTTATTTCTATTTTGTTGGGTTAATTGCCGCTACTTTCGCAACAATTATATTACTGTTCTTTAAAGTGAAAAGCAGTATGCATCTACTTGGCATGGGCAGCTTATTTATGTTTTTAGTGAATTTGAGCATACATTTTGAAATCAACATTACCTTGGCTTTAAGTCTATTTATACTGGCAATTGGCCTTGTATCCACTTCCAGATTATATCTTAAGGCCCACACAAAGGCAGAATTGATTCTTGGCTTTGGTATAGGGCTAATTTCACAATTGCTTACAGTTAAATATTGGTTATAAAATGTAAAAAATTAAACCTACACGTAATGGTTTTAATTTTAAATTCTCATTCTCTAATAAAACATCATCTTCAAAAAGATTATTCAAAGCATAGTAGATGTGAACATTGAACGTATTATAGCCAAAATTGAACATTAGCCCATATTGAAGTTTTCTAACATCAGAGTTTACAAATGAAGTCTTCTCCTCAGATGTCACTAATTTAGAACGTGACCCAAATATGTATCCTAGTTTTATCCCTGAATAAACCCTCCAAAATTTATACTCAGTAGCCGAAGAATTTCGCCACCTAAACTCGAGCGGCAATTCTACTAAATGAGTTTCAATTTTATTTCTTTTCACCGATAATTCGTCTTCGCTCAAAACAATTACATCTTCTTCTATAAATGAGTAGTCTATACCTGCAGCCGATTTTGACGCCCATAAATTAGAATAGTATGAATTAACTGCATAGCCAAGACCCAACCCAATGGCAAAAGTTCTATCAGGATTAAGAGGTATATCCTTAATAAACCCACCCTGCAATCCATATGAAAGATTGGTCTGTTTAAAATCATCCGGCTTATTAAGCAAAAAATTATAAGTAACCCCCAAATAGAATTGATCCTCAAGATATTTTGAATCAGCTGCCTCCCGTTCATTTAATGATTGACCAAATAACCCACTATATGTAAAAAATAACAGAAGACCAAGAATTGTTTGTTTCATGAAGATAAATTTAATCAAATAAAAAACGCCCCGATAAATTTATCGGGGCGTTTTTATAAGTTTGAAAATTTGTATTTACTGCAAGTTTCTAAAGGCATCGCCTTCATAGGTCGTATAATTTACCTTAAGGGCATTAACTTTTCTCAACTCTTGTTTAATGTCCGATATTAATCCCATATTGGCATTTTTATCAACTTTTAAAGCAGTTGTCAAAACGTTCTGCAGTTCTTGCGACTTCTTTGCTCTTTCTGCTAGGATATAATCACCTACATCAGATGGGTTCGCAAATTTATCATTTAACTGAATCTTTGACTCAGTACCAAAAACTTTTTGATATTCTTGGGTTGGCTTACCAACATAAATGTATATAACACGGTCCTTTTTTTCTAACTTCTTAATTTCGTTAGCATTAGGAAGCACGTTTTCTACCTTAAGTGAACTATCCTTCATAACCGTAACCGTCATAAAAAAGAACAGCAACATAAAAACGATATCAGGTAAGGACGCCGTAGATACTGGTGGCAGTTCACCACTCTTTTTCTTACTAAATTTAGACATAGCTTGTATTTAGAAATTATTAGTTAGAGGAAGATGTTTCAGCTTCAGACAGTTTTTGTGGAAACAAATCCTGTATTTGTTTTACCTTCTCCTTAAGATCATCTTTAGTACTCTGAGCCGTTTCAGGATTTAAGTACTCCGCTTCCATATCAGTAAATTTACGGCCAAATAACCGCTCAGCTTCCCTGTTACGTAAATCGTTATAAGCCCCTACCAATTCGTTTTGAACAGTAATATAGGTCCCATACTTGGTCTCCCTATCATTCTTTAAGGATATTATCGCCTTTGTCGGGTTATCTGATGATTCAGAATTTTTTCTTCCCTTACAATAAGTACAAGTACCATCACCTCCATTATCTAAAAAGGCCATCGCTTTAGTTCTCAAATCTTTCAAATTCACCAATTCTTCATCAGCTAACAACTGCCCATTCTTATTGATGTTAACCTGAAAGATGTTCTTTTGCTTAATAACAACATCAATGTCATCAGGTGGGTCCATAGGCGGTAACATACGATCTAAACCAGCATCTGTCTCAATGGTCGTAGTAACCAAGAAAAAGATTAATAGTAAGAAAGCTATGTCTGCCATAGAACCAGCATTTACTTCTGGTGCTCCTGCTCTTCTAGCCATAGTTTATTTTTTATTTACTGAATAGTTTTTTAATCCCTGGCAATACTATTGCTCCTATTGCAACTATTGTAAGGATAAAGAACACATTCAATCCCATTCCTATTTTCTTAACAGTACTCTCTGTGGTCATGGCTGCATAATCAGCTGCCACGTCTGTTCCACTAGACA contains:
- a CDS encoding ExbD/TolR family protein, whose amino-acid sequence is MARRAGAPEVNAGSMADIAFLLLIFFLVTTTIETDAGLDRMLPPMDPPDDIDVVIKQKNIFQVNINKNGQLLADEELVNLKDLRTKAMAFLDNGGDGTCTYCKGRKNSESSDNPTKAIISLKNDRETKYGTYITVQNELVGAYNDLRNREAERLFGRKFTDMEAEYLNPETAQSTKDDLKEKVKQIQDLFPQKLSEAETSSSN
- a CDS encoding ExbD/TolR family protein; protein product: MSKFSKKKSGELPPVSTASLPDIVFMLLFFFMTVTVMKDSSLKVENVLPNANEIKKLEKKDRVIYIYVGKPTQEYQKVFGTESKIQLNDKFANPSDVGDYILAERAKKSQELQNVLTTALKVDKNANMGLISDIKQELRKVNALKVNYTTYEGDAFRNLQ